The DNA region AGGCGCCCACGTCGACCGCCCACCGGTAGAAGCCGTGGAGCGTCGAGATGAGCCAGCGGCGGTAGCGGGCCGACGGGACGCCACGGCCGGTGACGTCGTGGCGGCTGTCCAGCCAGGCTTCGACGTCGCTGTTGGTCGCCGCGCACGGGCAGCCGTCGAGCCACCGCTGCCATGCCCGCAGCGTGTCACGGCGCCGTTCTATGGTGCTGACGGTGAGCCCTCGCCGCCGCTCCCACTGTTCGTAGCCGACGAGCAGGTCGCTGGTGCACATCCCACCCTCCCTACCTCTAGTTTACGACCGAACAGGCGACTTGACGGTGTTGCGCTGGTCGTATAGAAAGGTCCCATGACGCAGCAGCAGGAGGTCAAGCGGTTGCGGGAGCTGGTAGCCGCCGAGGTGCGGGCGACGATGGCCCGCCAGCAGGTCACGCAGGTCATGTTGAGCCACGACATGGACCGCAGCCAGGCGTTCCTCAGCCGCCGGCTGACCGGCGAGGTCGCCTTCGACTTGGACGACCTGGAGCTGATCGCCGGCCTGCTCGGCGTGCCTGTGGCTGATCTGTTCCCGCCGGCCCTGTTCAGAAGTTCGAGTTTCTCGCATGACCGGCGGACCGCATGAGCAGGTGGCTGGTGGTGAGGCCGGACCGGCGGGTCGTCTGCCGCACTGAGCAGGCCGTCGCCCTCGCCATCAAGACGAGCCCCGGTCTGGTCCGGGTGGTCGAGCTGGACGTCGTGACCGGCGGCGGAGGCGCGCACGGCAGCCGTCCCGCCGCCGGTCAGGGCGCCCGGCCGATGGCCTCCTCCTCGTCCCCCGGGGCGAACCACCGGGCCGGGCGCCCACCCGCCTGAACACAGCCAGAACCCCCGCCGCCCAGCGATCCAACACGAAGGGCGACGGGGGTCCGATGACGAAAGGGATTCTAGATGACCGACGCCAGCGGGGAGCACGCCCCCCGGGCGCAACGCGACCTCGACGACATCGTCATCGACCCCACCATCTACCCCCGCAGCGCGGTGGACGATGCGACGGTCGAGCGGTACGCCGACGCCATCAGCGTCGGCGACACCCTGCCGGCCATCGTCATCGAGCGCGGCACCGGCCGCATCCTCGACGGCAGGCACCGCCTCGACGCCCACCGCGCCCTCGGACTGGCTCAGATCGACATCGAAGAGGTCGACGTGCCAGCCGGCATGACGGCCAAGCTCTACGCCGCGTCGCTCTCCGCACGCCACGGCCTGCCGCTGTCTGACGGGGATGCCCGGGCTCTCGCCCGCGACCTGTACGACGCCGATCCTGACACCTCGGTTGTCGCTGTTGCCAAGGCTCTTGGTCGTGCTCGCAAGACGGTGGAGGGCTGGGTTGCCGACATCGCCGAGACCCGGCGCCAAGCCGAGGCCCGCCAGCGCGAGGTCCGCCGCTACGTCGCCCTCCTGCTGGTCGAGGCCGGCTGGACCCAGGCCAAGGTCGCGGAGCACCTGGCCCTCGACCGCTCGCGCATCAGTCAGATGGTGAGTGAGGGAGATGTCGCCCTCATTCAACTGGACGAGGGCGTACTGCGCGACGCGGTCGCTGCCGCTCCCATCGACGTCTCAGCCATCGCCGAAGGCTGGCGTCACGCCCGCCTGTTCGCCCACTGGACCGACAGCGAACGCGACCTCCTCAAGCGGCTCCGCTCCGGCGAGACCGTCGTCGTCAACATGCACGACAGCGGCCACCCTCGCCTCTGGCGCTGGGCCGAACAGGCCGGCCTGGCCGCCCGCATCGACCGGCGCACCGAGTTCGGCAACCCGTTCCTCCTCCCCGGCGACGGCGACCGGCGCACCGTCTGCGACGCCTTCGAGACCCACTACTGGTCCCACAAGCCCAGCCTTCACGCCAAGATCGCCGACCTGCGCGGCAAGGCCCTCGGCTGCTGGTGCGCCCCGGCCCGCTGCCACGGCGACTTCCTCGCCGACGTGGCCGAAGGGATCACGCCGTGATCCTCGAGGACTTCGTGATGCTCGGCAAGACGGTCCCCGAACCGAAGAGCGACGGGCGCGTGTTCGTCTGCTCGGCCGGCTACAGCGACGAGCTGCGCGGCCTCGTCCGCATCTACCCGCTTGGCCGTCATGCCGCCCCGAGACGCTGGAGCGTCAACACGGTGCGCCTGGAGCGCAACCCGGAGGATCACCGCGCCGAGTCATGGAAGATCGCCGGTGACCGGACCGCCGGTGCTCACGAACGGATCAACGAGGGCTTCGAGTCCGTCGGCCAGTTGGCCGAGCGTGAGCGTCCACTGCGGCTCAAGAGGACTGTGGTCTCCTCGATCGCGGAGGCCAACGCCAGGCGCCTGTCGCTCGCCATCATCGAACCGACCGAGGTCGAGCTCTTCTTCGAGCACAATCCCGACTCGCCCGACTCGCCGCAGTTGCGCCTGTTCGAGGCGGGCGCGTCTGTCGTGTCGGGCGCCAAGCGGTTCCCGTTCATCCCTCGTCTGCACTTCCACGATGAGGACGGCGAGCACCAGTTGATGCTGCGCGACTGGGGCTGCTTCGAGTTCATGCGGAAGAACGGTGACGACCGTCGGTTCGGCCTCGTCGAGGCGCTGCACCTCGACGGCACCGTTTCGCTGCTCGTCGGGAACCTCAACAACCAGCGGACCGCCTGGCTGGTCATCAGCGTCTTGCGTGGACTCCGAACCGCAGACCAGCCGCCCCTGCCCCTTGAGATCGGAGCAACCGCATGACGACCGATGACACGGCCCGGCTGGTGGAGGCGCTCGACAGGCTGGCCGGCCAGGGCATCAACGGTGAAGCGTTGCTGCTCCACCAGGCGCATGTGGCGCTCTGCGCTTACCGGCGCTACGAGCAGATGGCCGGCGACGATCCCGACTTGGCTGCGGCGTGGGTCGACATGACCTCGCGCAGCGTCACCTACTGGGCGCTCGTCGACGGCGACGAGGTGGCGTCGTGAACCGGCCCACGCTCGATGATGCTGCGGGCCGCACCCTGGTGCGTCTGCCCGACGGCAGGGCCGCCCGCCTCGCTGTCCTCCCGGTGCGGGCCGGGCAGGTCGACTGGCAGCGCAAAGCCCGGGTCATCCTCCCGTCCGGTGCGTGGCTGGCCGTGCCGGCCTGGCAGCTGGAGGTCGTCGATGTTGACGCGTGACGCCGACGGCTACGAGGACCTCGACCCGCAGCTGGCGGACAGGACGTGGTGCAGCGTGCACCGGCTCGCCAAGGTGCCCGTTGAGCAGTTGGACTCGGGCCGGCCGTTGCACCTGCCGGACCCGACCGGCGGGCCGACCGTCTGCGCCCGCTGCTGGTTCGACGCTGAGGACGCAGCCCTGCGCCCGCCGCCCGTGGAGCCGCCCGGCGACACCGACTGCGTCATCTGCGGCGCCGACACGCAGGGCTGGGGCTACTGCCCGCGCTGCGAATACGACGAGGACGACAAGCGGTTCGACGACAGGAGCCCACAGTGAACCCGGAGCAGGCCGCCAAGCTGCGAGCGCCGTTCCCGGCAGGCCAGGTCGGCCGCTTGGACCGTGGCCGCGGCGTCGTCCTCGACTACGTCGGTCACGGCGCCGTACGCAGCCGACTGCTCGAGGTCGACCCGGGCTGGCAGTGGGAGCCCGTCAGCTGCGACGAGCACGGCCTGCCACGTTTCGACGTGAACGACCGTGGCCTGCCGGTCGGCCTGTGGATCAGGCTCACGGTGTGCGGCGTCACCCGGTTGGGCTACGGCTCCTGCCCGGCCGGGCAGATCGACAGCCAGAAGGTGCTCGTCGGCGACGCCATCCGCAACGCCGCCATGTCCTTCGGCGTCGCGTTGGACTTGTGGATTCGAGGGCAGGCGGAGGACGACGAGCATGTCACCCACGGTGTCGTCGTCCCGGACGTGCTGCCTGCCGCGGAGCCGACACCGGCGCAGGTGCTGGCCCACACCATCCGCCACGAGTTGGACGCCGGGCAGCGCGACGCGTTGAAGGCGTGGTGCGCCCGGGAGAACATCCCGGCGGTC from Acidimicrobiales bacterium includes:
- a CDS encoding helix-turn-helix transcriptional regulator; amino-acid sequence: MTQQQEVKRLRELVAAEVRATMARQQVTQVMLSHDMDRSQAFLSRRLTGEVAFDLDDLELIAGLLGVPVADLFPPALFRSSSFSHDRRTA
- a CDS encoding DUF4326 domain-containing protein; the protein is MTDASGEHAPRAQRDLDDIVIDPTIYPRSAVDDATVERYADAISVGDTLPAIVIERGTGRILDGRHRLDAHRALGLAQIDIEEVDVPAGMTAKLYAASLSARHGLPLSDGDARALARDLYDADPDTSVVAVAKALGRARKTVEGWVADIAETRRQAEARQREVRRYVALLLVEAGWTQAKVAEHLALDRSRISQMVSEGDVALIQLDEGVLRDAVAAAPIDVSAIAEGWRHARLFAHWTDSERDLLKRLRSGETVVVNMHDSGHPRLWRWAEQAGLAARIDRRTEFGNPFLLPGDGDRRTVCDAFETHYWSHKPSLHAKIADLRGKALGCWCAPARCHGDFLADVAEGITP